One segment of Micromonospora parathelypteridis DNA contains the following:
- the secY gene encoding preprotein translocase subunit SecY — protein sequence MLSAFLSAFRTPDLRKKLLFTVGIIAVYRLGATLPSPGVSYGNVQKCLDTISGDSTGPLNLLNLFSGGALLQLSVFALGIMPYITASIILQLLTVVIPRLEQLRKEGQAGQAKITQYTRYLTLGLGVLQASAFVALARSGQLFQNRCDQFPIIPTGTGIPDWLTLAILVITMTAGTGMVMWLGELITDRGVGNGMSVLIFTSIAARLPSEGWQIKTSKGWDMFALVIALVLVVITAVTFIEQAQRRIPVQYAKRMIGRRMYGGTSTYIPLKVNQAGVIPVIFGSSLLYLPQLALQFFDQNDPGKVQAWIQNNLVAPDSPIYISVYFLLIIFFTYFYVSITFNPTEVADNMKKYGGFVPGIRPGKPTADYLDFILSRITLPGALYLGVISILPNFFFIWLDNQQYQNFPFGGTAVLIMVGVGLETVKQIESQLMQRNYEGFLR from the coding sequence TTGCTGTCCGCCTTTCTCAGTGCGTTCCGTACGCCTGACCTGCGCAAGAAGCTGCTGTTCACAGTAGGCATCATCGCGGTCTACCGGCTGGGTGCAACGCTCCCCAGCCCGGGCGTCTCGTACGGCAACGTGCAGAAGTGCCTCGACACCATTTCGGGTGACTCGACGGGGCCGTTGAACCTGCTCAACCTCTTCTCCGGCGGAGCGCTGCTACAGCTCTCGGTCTTCGCGCTGGGCATCATGCCCTACATCACCGCGTCGATCATCCTGCAGCTGCTGACCGTCGTGATCCCGCGCTTGGAGCAGCTCCGCAAGGAGGGCCAGGCCGGCCAGGCGAAGATCACGCAGTACACCCGCTACCTGACCCTCGGTCTCGGTGTGCTGCAGGCCTCGGCGTTCGTGGCGCTGGCCCGATCGGGGCAGCTGTTCCAGAACCGCTGCGACCAGTTCCCGATCATCCCGACCGGCACCGGCATCCCGGACTGGCTGACCCTGGCCATCCTGGTGATCACCATGACCGCCGGCACCGGCATGGTCATGTGGCTCGGTGAGCTGATCACCGACCGCGGCGTCGGCAACGGCATGTCCGTCCTGATCTTCACCTCGATCGCGGCCCGGCTGCCCAGCGAGGGCTGGCAGATCAAGACCAGCAAGGGCTGGGACATGTTCGCCCTGGTCATCGCGCTGGTCCTGGTGGTCATCACCGCGGTCACCTTCATCGAGCAGGCGCAGCGCCGGATCCCGGTGCAGTACGCCAAGCGGATGATCGGCCGGCGGATGTACGGCGGCACCTCGACCTACATCCCGCTGAAGGTCAACCAGGCGGGTGTGATCCCGGTCATCTTCGGCTCGTCGCTGCTCTACCTGCCGCAGTTGGCCCTGCAGTTCTTCGACCAGAACGACCCGGGCAAGGTCCAGGCGTGGATCCAGAACAACCTGGTGGCACCGGACAGCCCGATCTACATCTCGGTCTACTTCCTGCTGATCATCTTCTTCACGTACTTCTACGTCTCGATCACGTTCAACCCGACCGAGGTCGCGGACAACATGAAGAAGTACGGCGGGTTCGTGCCGGGCATCCGCCCGGGCAAGCCGACGGCCGACTACCTGGACTTCATCCTCAGCCGGATCACCCTGCCGGGCGCGCTCTACCTCGGCGTCATCTCGATCCTGCCGAACTTCTTCTTCATCTGGCTGGACAACCAGCAGTACCAGAACTTCCCGTTCGGTGGCACCGCTGTGCTCATCATGGTCGGCGTCGGTCTGGAGACCGTGAAGCAGATCGAGAGCCAACTCATGCAGCGGAACTACGAAGGGTTCCTGCGGTAG
- the rplO gene encoding 50S ribosomal protein L15, giving the protein MTIKVHHLRPAPGSKTAKTRVGRGEGSKGKTAGRGTKGSKARKNISAAFEGGQMPIHMRLPKMKGFKNKFKVVFQVVNLDRLAELFPNGGEVGPLELVESGAVRKGHPVKVLGTGDLGGVALQVSAHAFSASAKEKIAAAGGSATEL; this is encoded by the coding sequence ATGACGATCAAGGTGCATCACCTGCGCCCGGCGCCCGGTTCCAAGACCGCGAAGACCCGCGTGGGTCGTGGTGAAGGTTCCAAGGGCAAGACCGCTGGTCGCGGTACCAAGGGTTCCAAGGCCCGTAAGAACATCTCGGCTGCGTTCGAGGGTGGGCAGATGCCTATCCACATGCGCCTGCCGAAGATGAAGGGCTTCAAGAACAAGTTCAAGGTGGTCTTCCAGGTTGTCAACCTGGACCGACTCGCTGAGCTGTTCCCGAACGGCGGCGAGGTCGGCCCGCTGGAGCTCGTCGAGTCCGGCGCGGTCCGCAAGGGCCACCCGGTCAAGGTCCTCGGCACCGGGGACCTCGGCGGAGTCGCGCTCCAGGTGTCTGCGCACGCGTTCAGTGCGTCGGCCAAGGAGAAGATCGCCGCCGCCGGTGGCTCTGCCACCGAGCTGTAA